GTAGATGTACAGCGTCTCCGGGAAGTTGGAGGGGCTAACCGTCGTCTGATAGTCGCCGTACCCCACCTCGTAGCCCTCGGGGGTCGCCGTCCCGCCCGACCCGCCGGAGACCGAACAGCCGGCCAGGGCTGCCGCCGCCGCGCTCGCGCTCACACCCGTCAGGAACTCGCGTCGTGACCGTGACATACAGGACAGACTGATAGTCACCCCCGAAAAGAGGTTGCTAAGACCCCTATATTCCGGACCCCGAACGTCCCCCCGCCACACACCGATCGGTAACGGTCCGGACGGCTATTGACAGCTACCGAGACGGGCGCGTCGAACCGACCGCGACGCTCACTCCGCGTCGACCGCCGCGACGACCGCCTCGGCCAGCGCCTCGAAGTCGGCGACTTCGGGGACCACGTCGACGGCGACGCCGGCGTCGGCCGCCGTCTCGGCGGTGGGGTCGCCGATGACGCCCACGACCGCGTCGGCCAGCCCGTCGATCGCCTCGTCGCGGACGCCCCGCTCGTCGGCCGCCGCGAGGAAGTGCCGGACCGTCAGCGACGAGGTGAACGCGGCGCCGTCCAGCCGGCCCTCGGCAGCCAATTCGGCCGACTCGCCGGCGTCTGCCGGGCGCTCCAGCCGGTAGAGGACGGTCTCGTGGACGTACGCGCCGGCGGCTTCGAGCCCGGTGAGCAGGACCGCCGAGCCGTGGTCCGAGCGGGCCACCTCGACGCGGGCGCCGCCCACCTCGGCTTCGAGTTCCTCGACCAGACCCGACGAGGAGAACTCCGCGGGCACCCGATCCACGTCGTAGTCGTGCGCCCGGAGCACGTCGGCGGTCGGCTCACCGATGGCGCAGACGGTCGCCTCGCCCGGCTCCCAGCGCTCGTCCGGTCCCCCGTCGTCGGCGCGTTCGCCCGCGACCAGTTCGACGCCGGTCTTGCTGGTGAACACCACGTAGTCGGCGTCGGTGCGAGGGTGGGCGCCGGTCGGGTCGACCGTCAGCATCGGGTCGGCGACGGCCTCGGCGCCCAGCGATTCGAGCAGTTCCACGGCCGCGTCGAGCCGCTCGTCGGGCGGCCGAAACACGGCGACCCGGGGGCGGTCCGCGGCGCTCACCCGTCGATCCCTCCGTTCGATTCGATCCCCGCCGCCTCACCGTCGGGCGCGTCGCCGCCGTACCCGCGGAGGAACTCGGCGAGTCGGTCGCGCTCGCCGGCCACGTCGCCGATCACGGTGATCGCGGGCGGGGAGATCCCGACCTCGTCGCGAGCGTCGACGATGGTGTCCAGCGTGCCCGTCGCGACCTGCTGGTCCGGCCAGGTCGCCCGCTCGACCAGCGCGACCGGGGTGTCCGAGTCCATCCCGGCCTCGCGGAGCGCGGCGGTGTAGTCGGGCAGTTTGCCGACGCCCATCAGGACGACGATGGTGCCGCCGGTCGCAGCGAGGGCCCCCCAGTCGACCGCCGACTCGTCCTTGGTCGGGTCCTCGTGGCCGGTGACGAACGACACCGAGGAGGCGTGGTCGCGGTGGGTGACCGGGATCCCGGCGACGGCCGGACCGGCGATGGCGGAGGTGACCCCCGGGACGACCTCGAAGGGGACGCCGTGGTCGGCGAGGTAGGCGGCCTCCTCGCCGCCGCGGCCGAAGACGAACGGGTCGCCGCCCTTCAGGCGGACGACCGTCTCGCCCGCCTCGGCGAGTTCGACCAGCCGCTCGTTGGTGACCGACTGGGGCGTCCGGTCGCCGCCCGCTCGTTTGCCCACGTCCTCGCGTTTCGCCTCGGGGATCAGCCCCAGGATCTCCGGGCCGGGCAGCTTGTCGTGCAGCACTACGTCGGCTTCCTCCAGCAGGCGCCGGGCCTTGACGGTCAGCAGGTCGGGGTCGCCCGGGCCGGAGCCGACGAGGTAGACGGTGCCGGTCACTTCTCGTCACCCGCGCTGTCGTCGGCACCGCCCCCGTCGCCCCCCTCGGCGGCGCGTCCGTCGTCCTCGTCGGGCGTGTCCGGCGAGGCGCTGGCGGCGCCGCTCTCCTCGTCGGCAGTCCGTCGCGCCTGTTCGATCAGGTCGGCGGCGCCGGCGTCGGCCAGGTCCGCCGCGAACTCCCGGGCGGCCTCGGCGTGGTTCTGGACGGGCAGTTCGCGCGCCTCGCGGACTTCCTCCTCGCCCTCGCGGTCGAGCACGCGGACGCTCGCGCGGACGACCGAGCCCTGAAGGACGGCGTAGATGCCCACGGGCGCGACGCAACCGCCGCCGAGCTCGCCCAGGATCGTGCGCTCGACGGTCGCCTCGACCCGCGTGGGCGAGTGGTCCAGCACGCTCCGCAGGTCCTCGGCGAGGTCGCCGTCGCGGGCGGTCACCGCGAGCGTCCCCTGGCCCGGCGCCGGGACGAACCCGTCGGGGTCGAGCTGGCGGTGTTCGACGTGGTGGAGCAGGCCCGCCCGCTCCAGACCCGCCTCCGCGAGGACGATGGCGTCGTACTCGACGTCGGGGTCCCGTTCGAGCGCCCGCCGCTGGAGTTCGGTCAGGTCCTCGAACCACTCCTCGACCGTGCGGTCGTACTCCGAGTCGTCGTCCGCGTCCTCGCCGTCTCCGTCCGCCTCCCCGTCCTCGTCGCCGTCGTCGAGCTGTTTGTACTCGGCCATGTCGTCGATCTCCTCGTCGGCCTCGGCGACGACGCGCCGTTCGTGCTCGGCCAAAAGCGGCGGCGCGAGCAGCTTCTGGACGCGCGTGTCGACGTTGCCCCGGAGCGGCTGCACGTCCAGGTCGTCCCGTTCGGCGAGCAACTGCGCGCCTCTGCGGAGGCTGGAGGTGCCGACCGTCGCGCCCTCGGGCAGGCCCGAGAGGGAGACGCCGTCGCGGGTGACCAGCACGTCCCGCGGCGCGGCCCGCTCGGGGACGCCCGCGACGACCATGTCCTCGGGCATCTCCGTGGGCATGTCCTTCATCGAGTGGACGGCGGCGTCGCAGTCGCCGTCGAGCACCTCCTCGTCGAGCGCGCGGACGAACGCCCCCGTCTTCCCGAGTTCGTGGATCGCCTCGTCGGTGATCTGGTCGCCCGCGGTCTCGACCTCGACGAGCTCCACGTCGAAGCGGCGGTTCTCCAGCCGTTCCTTGATGGTAGCGGCCTGGCGAAGCGCCAGGTCGGACCCGCGCGTCCCCAGCCGCAGCGTCGTACTCATTACCCCTCAGTGGTCGGGCCGTGGTGAAAAGCACACCACTTCCGCGCTCGCTCGACGTTCGGTTCGAGCCGGTAGTTGGTCTCGCTGCTGGCGTCGTGAAACGGAGTCGAGCGACAGCGACCGCCGGGGATAGCACTCGATGGACGCCTTCGACGCGCTCGCGGTCGCTGTCCGTGGGCGACCCGAGCGTCGCCCGCGTGGTCCGAGCGACCAGCCCTCGCCGCTCGCAGGCTGCGCTTCTCGTCCACCGTCGGAGCGTGCGTCGACAGTGCTCTCACCCCGTCTTTCGCGGCGGCGTCGGAAAACCCACCGTCCACCCCGCCGCGAAAGAGACGGTGGAGCAACCTTGATTGGGCCTCGCTCCGACGCCTCGCACATGAGCGACGATTGCATCTTCTGTTCGATCGTGGCCGGGGAGATCCCGAGTCGCACCGTCTACGAGGGCGACGACGTGCTGGCCTTCCTCGACGCGAACCCGCTCGCGCCGGGACACACGCTCGTCATCCCGAAGGCCCATCACGAACACGTCCAGGACATGCCGACCGACCTGGCCGGGGACGTGTTCGCGGTGATGCAGCGGTTGGTCGACCCGGTCGAATCGGCGGCCGGCGCCGACGGCTCGACGGTCGCGTTCAACAACGGCGAGGTCGCGGGCCAGGAGGTCCCCCACACGCACGGCCACATCGTGCCGCGCTTCGAGGACGACGGCAGCCGCCCGATCCACTCCATCTTCGGCGAGCGGCCCGATCTGGACGACGACGAACTCGACGATATCGCGGCGGCCATCGCCGAGAGCGCCGAGTGAGTCCGGCTCCGGACGGACCACCGGTTCGGACCGGCCGCCGGCCGACGCATAGGTTTTTCAACCAGTAGGCGGCCAAGCGGGGACATGACCGGAACGCAGGGAAGCGGCGAGTGCTACGCGGTGGTCGGGGGCGTCGGCGGCGCGGGCGCGACGCGGTTGTCGGTCGAGTTCGCGGCGACGCTGGCGCGGGCCGGCCGGGACGCGGCGGTCGTCGACGCGGCGTTCGCGACCCAGGGGCTGTCGGCGTTCGTACCCGAGCGGATCGAACCGGACGTGACGCGCGTGCTGACCGACGACCGGCCGCTGGCCGAGGCGGAGACGCGGCTCGGACTCGACGTGCCGGGGTCGGTGACCGTCGCGCCGGCGCGGACGCCGTTCGAGCGCCTCGCGCGCGCGAAGACCAGCGAGTGCGCCCGCCGACTGGCCGAGCGGCTGTCGGCGGCGACCGACCGCTACGACGCCGTCTTCGTGGACGTGCCGCCCGTGGGGGCCAACCAGGCGGTCGCGGCCGTGACCGCCGCCGACGCCGTGGCGCTGGTCGTCCCCGACGCCGAGCGCGGCAGCGACGCCGTCCCCCGAACCCGCGACCGACTGGCGGACGTGGACGCCGCGGTCGACACCGTCGTCGCGAACCTCGCGGGCGAGGACCGGACCGTCGAGGCGGCCGACGCGGTCGTCCCGGCGGGCGAGACGAAGGCGCTCTCCGCGGCACCGGCCGCCGTCGAACCGATCGAGTTCGCCGTCGCCGTCGCGTCGGCGGTCGAGACGCTCACCGGCGCCGACCTCGACCTGCCCGAACCGGAGCCCTCGTCGATGACCGATTATCTGCCCGGGTAGCCCCCGCTCGATTCCCGCCGCGCTCGAATCGTCCACGCGTCGGCCCGAACCGCACACCGGCAGCGACGGGGTCGAAGCGACGGAACTGACCGTCCGTTTCGATCGTGTCGGTATGTGTTTTAATCATTCAAGGGATAGTGTTTAGTGTAGGACGTATAGACTAGTAGACGACAGAATGGTTTGTGTTCGTCTACATTGTCGTGGAAAATCGGGACAAACCGAAACGCCGGCGCGGTCGGGGGCGGTCGAGTCGTGAGCGACTGGGTGCCGACGACGTGTATGCGCTGTGCGGTCGGCTGCGGGCACCTCCAGCGAGGGGCCGACATCGGGAACGGGATCGACGTGGTGCGCGGCGACGCGGCCCACCCGGTCAACCAGGGGCTGGCCTGCCAGCGCGGCGTGCGCGAGACCTCCGACCCCGAGGGGGAGTGGCTGACCCGACCGATGGTGCGCCGCGACGGCGAGCTGGTCTCGACGACCTGGGACGTGGCGCTGTCGGAGGCGCTGAGCGCCTTCCAGGGGATCGAGGAGTACCCCGACGGCGAGGTCGCCGTCCTGGGCAGCGGCCAGCAGACCAACGAGGCCGCCTACGCGCTGGGCAAGCTCGCCCGCGGCGGCTTCGGGACCCGCTACTACGACGCCAACACGACGCTGTGTATGGCCAGCGCCGTCACCGCCTACTACCAGGCGTTCGGGAGCGACGCGCCCCCCTGCAGTTACGACGACATCCCGGAGGCCGAGGCCCACGTCGTCTGGGGGGCCAACCCGGCGGCGGCCCACCCCGTCATGTTCCGGTGGATCCGCCAGGCGGCCAGCGAAGACGGCGTCGAGCTGATCGCGGTCGACCCCGTGGCGACCGAGACGGCCGACCACGCCGACGCCCACGTCGCGCCCGAGCCCGGACAGGACCTCGCGCTCGCGCGGGCGGTGCTCGCCCGGGTCGTCGAGACCGACCGCGTCGACGAGTCGTTCGTCGCCGAGGCGACCGAGGGGTTCGACGAGCTGCGGGCGGCGCTCCCCGACAGCGAGACCGCCGCCGAGCGGGCGGGCGTCTCGATGGACGACGTGGACCGTCTGGCGGACGCCTTCGCTCGCGACGCGCTGTGTTACTGGGGGATGGGCGTCAACCAGCACGTCCAGGGGACCGACATCTCGCGGGCGCTGATCGACGTCTGTCTCGCGACGGGCAACCTCCGGCCGGGCAGCGGCCCGTTCTCGCTGACTGGACAGGCCAACTCGATGGGGACCCGTGTCTGCTCGTGCAAGGGGAGCTGGCCGGGTCAGCGCCCGTTTCAGGACCCCGACGAGCGCGCGTTCGTCGCCGACGAGTGGGGCGTGCCCGTCGACCGGCTCCCCGACGACGCCGGCCCCGGTCCGGTCGGGACGTTCGACGCGTTCGACGACGAGGTCGCGGTCGCCTACACCGTCGCGACCAACCCGGTCGCCGGGATGCCCGACGCGAGCGCGGCGAAGGCGGCGCTCGAGGACACGTTCCTCGTCGCCCAGGACGCCTTCCGGACCGAGACCACCGAACTCGCCGACGTGGTGTTGCCGGCGGCGACGTGGGGCGAGTCCGAGGGGACCGCGATGAACATGGAGCGGGCGGTCTCGCGCGTGCGGGCCGCGACCGAAGCGCCCAGCGGCGTCTGGACCGACCTGCGGATCGTCTCGACCATCGGCGCGCGGCTGTTCCCCGAGCTGTTCGACGACCCGAACCCCGACCCGGAGACGCTGTTCGACGAGTTCGCCGGACTGACCGCCGGCAGTATCGCCGACATGTCCGGGATCACCTACGACCGACTCGAGGACCTCAAGGCGCTGCGCTGGCCCGCGCCCGACGCCGAGACGGACGCCGGCTATCGCTACTACGACGGCGACGACGGCAACCGCGGGTACGTTCCCCGCGAGGGCGACAACGGGGTCGAGCCGGAGCCGGACACCGGCGAGGAGTCGTGGTCGTTCCCGACGCCCAGCGGGAAGGCGGGCTTCTCGACGGCCCGTCAGGAGGGACTGCCCGAACCGGTCGACGACGACTACCCGCTGACGCTGACGACCGCCCGCGAGTCCGAGCAGTACAACACGGGCGTCCGATCGCGGGACGTCGACGACCTCGACCCGGTCGTCGCGCGGATCAATCCCGAGACCGTCGCCGCGAGCGACGCCGTCGACGAGGGCGCGGTCGTCGTCGAGACCCGACGCGACGCCGTCCCGGCGACGGTCGACCCCGACCCGGCGGTGCCCGAGGGCCTCGTGTGGCTCCCCATCCACCACCCGGCGACCAACCGCCTCACCGTCGACGCCTTAGACCCCCAGTCGAAGGAACCGAACTTCAAACAGTGCGCCGTCCGGCTCGTCGCGCCCGCCGACCGGGTGACCGCCGCGGCCACCTCGCCCGCGCGCGCCGACGACTGACCGGGCGAGGGTCCCGTTCTCCGCGTTCGTCTCACGCCACAGCGACGGCCACAGCGGGGCAGTACGGCCGATCGTCCGGACCCGCGCGGCGCGCGCCCGACACGCACCCCGCTCGACGCCGCCGCCGCGACCCGAGAGCGACCGCCGGCCGAAACTCGACGCCCGTCCGGTTTTCGAGCCGCGGAGTCGACGTATTACATCCTTATATCTTCAGTATTCATCCTAATATCTCCCGTTCGTCCACTCGCCGGCAAAGTGAGTTTATTTTCTAAACGACTAGGGTTATATGACACGAGTGTCCAACTCATATCCGTGCAAAGGTGGACGTTCGAAATGGGATTCGATAAAATACTGGACGAACAAACGGAAATGATAGTTAATTATGGTTCGGCGGTCGTCGGTGCGGCCGCCGGTGAGGGGGAGGTGCCGGCATGGGGCTGATCAAGATGACCAAGTGGCGGACGCTGGTGCTCGCCACGGTCGGGTTCAACTTCTCGTTCCTGATCTGGTTCTCCTTCGCGCCCTTCACGGGGCCGATGGCCGAGGAGTTCGGCCTCTCGCTGGCGGAGATCGGGATCCTGGCGAGCGCGGCCATCTGGCTGGCGCCGTTCGGCCGGATCCTGACGGGCTGGCTCTCGGACAAGTTCGGCGCGCCGGCGGTGTTCGCCATCGTGCTCACGTACGTCGGCGTGTTCTCCATCGCGAGCGCGTTCGCACAGAGCTACGCCGTGTTCTTCGTCGAGCGGCTCATCGTCGCGACGGCGGGGATCACGTTCGTCATCGGCATCCAGCACGTCTCCGAGTGGTTCGAGGAGGAACAGCTCGGGACGGCCGAGGGCATCTACGCCGGCATCGGCAACGCCGGCGCGGCGGGCGGCGCGCTCATCCTCCCGCGCGTGTTCGGCTCGAACTGGAGCGGGCCGCTGTTCGAGACCAACTGGCGCGCCGCGTTCTTCTACACGGGCTGCGTGTCGATCCTCCTGGCGGTCGTCTACTACGCGCTCGGCGAGGCCGCCAAGAGCGACGAGAAGCGCCAGGCCACCGCCGACAACGCGAGCTTCAAGGGCTGGTTCTACACCGCCACGCGCTACGGGACGGTCGTCCTCGCGCTGGCGTACGTGATGACCTTCGGTCTCGAACTGTCGATGAACGGCTGGCTCGCGACCTACTACCGCGAGGGCTTCAGCACGGACAACCTCGTGCTCGCCTCGACGTTCGCGGCGACGTTCTCGGTGGCAGCCGGGCTGCTCCGCCCGATCGGCGGCTACGTCAGCGACGTGCTCGCCCGCAAGGAAAAAGACATCATCCCGCTGTTCGAGGGCCGCTACCGCGAGCAGTGGACGTTCGTGACGCTGTGTTTCGTCGTCCTCTCGATGTT
The window above is part of the Halosimplex rubrum genome. Proteins encoded here:
- a CDS encoding uroporphyrinogen-III synthase, coding for MSAADRPRVAVFRPPDERLDAAVELLESLGAEAVADPMLTVDPTGAHPRTDADYVVFTSKTGVELVAGERADDGGPDERWEPGEATVCAIGEPTADVLRAHDYDVDRVPAEFSSSGLVEELEAEVGGARVEVARSDHGSAVLLTGLEAAGAYVHETVLYRLERPADAGESAELAAEGRLDGAAFTSSLTVRHFLAAADERGVRDEAIDGLADAVVGVIGDPTAETAADAGVAVDVVPEVADFEALAEAVVAAVDAE
- the cobA gene encoding uroporphyrinogen-III C-methyltransferase, with product MTGTVYLVGSGPGDPDLLTVKARRLLEEADVVLHDKLPGPEILGLIPEAKREDVGKRAGGDRTPQSVTNERLVELAEAGETVVRLKGGDPFVFGRGGEEAAYLADHGVPFEVVPGVTSAIAGPAVAGIPVTHRDHASSVSFVTGHEDPTKDESAVDWGALAATGGTIVVLMGVGKLPDYTAALREAGMDSDTPVALVERATWPDQQVATGTLDTIVDARDEVGISPPAITVIGDVAGERDRLAEFLRGYGGDAPDGEAAGIESNGGIDG
- the hemC gene encoding hydroxymethylbilane synthase; the encoded protein is MSTTLRLGTRGSDLALRQAATIKERLENRRFDVELVEVETAGDQITDEAIHELGKTGAFVRALDEEVLDGDCDAAVHSMKDMPTEMPEDMVVAGVPERAAPRDVLVTRDGVSLSGLPEGATVGTSSLRRGAQLLAERDDLDVQPLRGNVDTRVQKLLAPPLLAEHERRVVAEADEEIDDMAEYKQLDDGDEDGEADGDGEDADDDSEYDRTVEEWFEDLTELQRRALERDPDVEYDAIVLAEAGLERAGLLHHVEHRQLDPDGFVPAPGQGTLAVTARDGDLAEDLRSVLDHSPTRVEATVERTILGELGGGCVAPVGIYAVLQGSVVRASVRVLDREGEEEVREARELPVQNHAEAAREFAADLADAGAADLIEQARRTADEESGAASASPDTPDEDDGRAAEGGDGGGADDSAGDEK
- a CDS encoding HIT family protein, with product MSDDCIFCSIVAGEIPSRTVYEGDDVLAFLDANPLAPGHTLVIPKAHHEHVQDMPTDLAGDVFAVMQRLVDPVESAAGADGSTVAFNNGEVAGQEVPHTHGHIVPRFEDDGSRPIHSIFGERPDLDDDELDDIAAAIAESAE
- a CDS encoding AAA family ATPase; amino-acid sequence: MTGTQGSGECYAVVGGVGGAGATRLSVEFAATLARAGRDAAVVDAAFATQGLSAFVPERIEPDVTRVLTDDRPLAEAETRLGLDVPGSVTVAPARTPFERLARAKTSECARRLAERLSAATDRYDAVFVDVPPVGANQAVAAVTAADAVALVVPDAERGSDAVPRTRDRLADVDAAVDTVVANLAGEDRTVEAADAVVPAGETKALSAAPAAVEPIEFAVAVASAVETLTGADLDLPEPEPSSMTDYLPG
- the nasA gene encoding assimilatory nitrate reductase NasA produces the protein MSDWVPTTCMRCAVGCGHLQRGADIGNGIDVVRGDAAHPVNQGLACQRGVRETSDPEGEWLTRPMVRRDGELVSTTWDVALSEALSAFQGIEEYPDGEVAVLGSGQQTNEAAYALGKLARGGFGTRYYDANTTLCMASAVTAYYQAFGSDAPPCSYDDIPEAEAHVVWGANPAAAHPVMFRWIRQAASEDGVELIAVDPVATETADHADAHVAPEPGQDLALARAVLARVVETDRVDESFVAEATEGFDELRAALPDSETAAERAGVSMDDVDRLADAFARDALCYWGMGVNQHVQGTDISRALIDVCLATGNLRPGSGPFSLTGQANSMGTRVCSCKGSWPGQRPFQDPDERAFVADEWGVPVDRLPDDAGPGPVGTFDAFDDEVAVAYTVATNPVAGMPDASAAKAALEDTFLVAQDAFRTETTELADVVLPAATWGESEGTAMNMERAVSRVRAATEAPSGVWTDLRIVSTIGARLFPELFDDPNPDPETLFDEFAGLTAGSIADMSGITYDRLEDLKALRWPAPDAETDAGYRYYDGDDGNRGYVPREGDNGVEPEPDTGEESWSFPTPSGKAGFSTARQEGLPEPVDDDYPLTLTTARESEQYNTGVRSRDVDDLDPVVARINPETVAASDAVDEGAVVVETRRDAVPATVDPDPAVPEGLVWLPIHHPATNRLTVDALDPQSKEPNFKQCAVRLVAPADRVTAAATSPARADD
- a CDS encoding MFS transporter translates to MTKWRTLVLATVGFNFSFLIWFSFAPFTGPMAEEFGLSLAEIGILASAAIWLAPFGRILTGWLSDKFGAPAVFAIVLTYVGVFSIASAFAQSYAVFFVERLIVATAGITFVIGIQHVSEWFEEEQLGTAEGIYAGIGNAGAAGGALILPRVFGSNWSGPLFETNWRAAFFYTGCVSILLAVVYYALGEAAKSDEKRQATADNASFKGWFYTATRYGTVVLALAYVMTFGLELSMNGWLATYYREGFSTDNLVLASTFAATFSVAAGLLRPIGGYVSDVLARKEKDIIPLFEGRYREQWTFVTLCFVVLSMFGMTLAGLSGEVLIAVGAGFLVGMGCAFSEGAIFAQVPAMFPNSSGAVAGVVGGVGTVGGIVYPLVYSAPFLASLHIGYSIVAVSMVPIVLLAAWVFQPHIAEIATESGFVGAGGTSGSAAPGDD